The following are encoded in a window of Nocardia sp. BMG111209 genomic DNA:
- a CDS encoding steroid 3-ketoacyl-CoA thiolase gives MGTPVIVEAARTPIGKRGGLLAGLHAAELLGAAQRGVLERAHLDPALVEQIVGGCVTQAGEQSNNVTRTAWLHAGLPWQTGATTIDAQCGSAQQANHLVAGLIATGAIEIGIACGVEAMSHVPLGANLNTEQAGPRRPASWTLDMPDQFGAAERIAKRRGITREDIDQFGLRSQQLAARAWAEGRFEREVLTVTAPQVDKTGVLTGEKLDVARDQGLRDTTAAGLAKLKPVLEGGIHTAGTSSQISDGAAAVLLMDEEVAARHGLRPRARIRTQVLVGAEPEFHLDGPVQATTRLLERSGMSIGDIDLFEINEAFASVVLSWASVHRPDLDKVNVNGGAIALGHPVGSTGSRLITTALHELERTGGTTAMVLMCAGGALATGTILERL, from the coding sequence ATGGGCACACCCGTGATAGTCGAGGCGGCACGGACCCCGATCGGGAAGCGCGGCGGCCTGCTGGCCGGACTGCACGCGGCCGAACTGCTGGGAGCCGCGCAGCGCGGCGTCCTCGAGCGCGCCCATCTGGACCCGGCGCTGGTCGAGCAGATCGTCGGCGGCTGCGTCACCCAGGCCGGCGAGCAGTCCAACAACGTCACCCGCACCGCGTGGCTGCACGCCGGACTCCCGTGGCAGACCGGGGCCACCACCATCGACGCGCAGTGCGGATCGGCCCAGCAGGCCAATCATCTGGTGGCCGGCCTGATCGCCACCGGCGCGATCGAGATCGGGATCGCCTGCGGTGTGGAGGCGATGAGCCATGTTCCGTTGGGCGCCAACCTGAACACCGAACAGGCCGGACCGCGCCGACCGGCGTCCTGGACCCTGGACATGCCGGACCAGTTCGGCGCGGCCGAACGAATCGCCAAGCGGCGCGGCATCACTCGCGAGGACATCGACCAATTCGGCTTGCGCTCACAACAACTGGCCGCGCGGGCCTGGGCCGAGGGCCGGTTCGAGCGCGAGGTGCTCACCGTGACCGCGCCGCAGGTCGACAAGACCGGCGTGCTCACCGGCGAGAAGCTCGACGTCGCGCGCGACCAGGGCCTGCGCGACACCACCGCGGCGGGCCTGGCCAAGCTGAAGCCGGTCCTCGAGGGCGGTATCCACACCGCCGGTACCTCCTCGCAGATCTCCGACGGCGCGGCCGCCGTACTGCTGATGGACGAGGAGGTCGCCGCTCGGCACGGACTGCGGCCGCGGGCGCGAATCCGCACACAAGTGCTGGTCGGCGCGGAACCGGAATTCCATTTGGACGGTCCGGTGCAGGCGACCACCCGACTGCTCGAACGTTCGGGCATGAGCATCGGTGATATTGATCTGTTCGAGATCAACGAGGCCTTCGCCTCGGTGGTGCTGTCCTGGGCCTCGGTGCATCGACCCGATCTCGACAAGGTCAACGTGAACGGCGGCGCCATCGCACTCGGCCATCCGGTCGGCAGCACGGGCTCGCGACTGATCACCACCGCGCTGCACGAACTGGAGCGGACGGGCGGGACCACGGCGATGGTCCTCATGTGCGCCGGTGGCGCACTTGCGACCGGCACGATCTTGGAGAGGTTGTAG
- a CDS encoding nuclear transport factor 2 family protein translates to MTDTALDHPARVAGRASQAAVRARDKAAWLDLFAADGIVEDPVGPSLFDPEGVGHRGRDAIAAFWDKAIAMADSIEFLFDDSFACGHEVAYTGLIRTAIGGQIVDAHGVFTYRVDDSGKIAALRAFWETERAMATMRPA, encoded by the coding sequence ATGACGGACACCGCACTCGATCATCCCGCGCGGGTCGCGGGCCGCGCCTCGCAGGCGGCGGTCCGCGCCCGGGACAAGGCCGCCTGGCTGGATCTGTTCGCCGCCGACGGCATCGTCGAAGATCCCGTCGGCCCTTCGCTGTTCGACCCCGAGGGTGTCGGCCATCGCGGCCGGGACGCCATCGCGGCGTTCTGGGACAAGGCGATCGCGATGGCCGACTCGATCGAATTCCTCTTCGACGACTCGTTCGCCTGCGGTCACGAGGTCGCCTACACCGGCCTCATCCGCACCGCCATCGGCGGCCAGATCGTCGACGCGCACGGCGTATTCACCTATCGCGTGGACGATTCCGGCAAGATCGCCGCCCTGCGCGCGTTCTGGGAGACCGAGCGCGCGATGGCCACCATGCGACCGGCGTAG
- a CDS encoding thiolase domain-containing protein → MSDKATDIAVVGFAHAPHVRETFGTTNGVEMLTPCFRNLYDKLGITVADIGFWCSGSSDYLAGRAFSFISAIDSIGAVPPINESHVEMDAAWALYEAWVKLRSGQADTALVYGFGKPSAGTLRQVLTMQLDPYLVGPLWPDADSIAGMAARAGLDSGRWTERDLAAVGAADAAEIEKRLAAPYVADPLRAHDIAPITDGAAAIVLATGDRARELCERPAWLTGIAHRIDTPVLGARDLTDSPSTRAAARAVTDGDASGFDVAELHAQYSHEQLILKQAIGLGGGTRINPSGGALAGNPMFAAGLERIGYAATAIIDGSANRALAHASSGPALQQNLVATLEAR, encoded by the coding sequence TTGAGCGACAAAGCAACCGATATCGCGGTGGTGGGTTTCGCCCACGCGCCGCACGTCCGGGAGACCTTCGGCACCACCAACGGCGTGGAGATGCTGACGCCGTGCTTCCGGAACCTGTACGACAAGCTGGGCATCACCGTCGCCGATATCGGCTTCTGGTGCTCCGGATCCTCGGATTACCTGGCAGGACGGGCCTTCTCGTTCATCTCGGCGATCGACTCGATCGGCGCGGTACCGCCGATCAACGAATCGCACGTCGAGATGGACGCCGCCTGGGCCCTGTACGAGGCCTGGGTGAAACTCCGCTCGGGACAAGCGGATACGGCACTGGTGTACGGCTTCGGCAAGCCGTCGGCGGGCACGCTGCGCCAGGTGCTGACCATGCAGCTGGATCCGTATCTGGTCGGCCCGCTGTGGCCGGACGCCGATTCGATCGCCGGGATGGCCGCCCGCGCCGGGCTGGACAGCGGCCGCTGGACCGAACGCGATCTGGCCGCGGTCGGCGCCGCCGACGCGGCCGAGATCGAGAAGCGGCTGGCCGCACCGTATGTCGCCGATCCGCTGCGGGCGCACGATATCGCCCCGATCACCGACGGCGCCGCCGCGATCGTGCTGGCGACCGGTGACCGGGCCCGCGAACTGTGCGAGCGGCCGGCCTGGCTCACCGGTATCGCGCACCGCATCGACACCCCGGTGCTCGGCGCCCGCGATCTGACCGATTCGCCGTCCACCCGCGCCGCGGCCCGCGCCGTCACCGACGGCGACGCCTCCGGCTTCGACGTCGCCGAACTGCACGCGCAGTACAGCCACGAACAGCTGATCCTGAAGCAGGCCATCGGACTCGGCGGCGGCACCCGGATCAACCCCTCCGGCGGCGCGCTCGCCGGAAACCCCATGTTCGCGGCCGGTCTGGAGCGCATCGGCTACGCCGCCACCGCGATCATCGACGGCAGCGCGAACCGGGCCCTCGCCCACGCGAGCAGCGGCCCGGCGCTGCAACAGAACCTCGTCGCCACCCTGGAAGCGCGATGA
- a CDS encoding SDR family oxidoreductase translates to MTENTPLCAGRTVIVTGAGRGIGRAHALAFAAAGANVVVNDLGAELDGAPSADSPAAQVVAEIEALGGRAVVNGDDVADWAGAKRLIAQAVSTFGGLDVLVNNAGIVRDRMLVNLGEDEWDSVIRVHLKGHFATMRHAAEYWRGESKAGRPVAARIVNTSSGAGLQGAVGQGNYATAKAGIAALTITAAAEFGRYGITVNAIAPSARTRMTEAVFAETMARPEEGFDAMAPENIAPLVVWLGSTDSAGVTGRMFEVEGGKVALADGWRHGIPVDRGARWEPAELGAAVRDLIAKTAPPEAVYGA, encoded by the coding sequence ATGACCGAGAACACCCCCCTGTGCGCCGGGCGCACCGTCATCGTGACCGGCGCGGGCCGCGGCATCGGCCGCGCGCACGCGCTGGCCTTCGCCGCCGCGGGCGCGAATGTCGTCGTCAACGATCTGGGCGCCGAACTGGACGGCGCGCCGAGCGCCGATTCGCCTGCGGCACAGGTGGTCGCGGAGATCGAGGCGCTCGGCGGCCGGGCCGTCGTGAACGGTGACGACGTCGCCGACTGGGCCGGGGCGAAGCGGCTGATCGCGCAGGCCGTGTCCACGTTCGGCGGCCTCGACGTGCTGGTCAACAACGCGGGCATCGTCCGCGACCGCATGCTGGTCAATCTCGGTGAGGACGAATGGGATTCGGTGATCCGCGTCCACCTCAAGGGGCATTTCGCCACCATGCGGCACGCCGCCGAGTACTGGCGCGGTGAGTCCAAGGCGGGCCGCCCCGTCGCCGCCCGCATCGTCAACACCAGCTCCGGCGCGGGCCTGCAGGGCGCCGTCGGCCAGGGCAACTACGCCACCGCCAAGGCGGGTATCGCCGCGCTGACCATCACGGCCGCAGCGGAATTCGGGCGCTACGGGATCACCGTGAACGCCATCGCGCCCAGCGCGCGCACCCGCATGACCGAGGCGGTGTTCGCCGAGACGATGGCCCGGCCGGAGGAGGGCTTCGACGCGATGGCGCCGGAGAACATCGCACCGCTGGTGGTCTGGCTGGGCAGCACCGATTCGGCCGGTGTCACCGGCCGCATGTTCGAGGTCGAGGGCGGCAAGGTGGCCCTCGCCGACGGCTGGCGGCACGGCATTCCGGTGGACCGCGGCGCGCGCTGGGAGCCCGCCGAACTCGGCGCCGCGGTCCGGGATCTGATCGCGAAAACCGCGCCGCCCGAGGCCGTCTACGGGGCCTGA
- a CDS encoding thiolase domain-containing protein — protein sequence MTELAAVLGTGQTHHVTKRADVSMAGMCREAIDRALADAELTMTDIDAVVVGKAPDLFEGSMMPELFLADALGATGKPMLRVHTAGSVGGSTGVVAANLIQAGVHGRVLAVAWEKQSESNAMWALSNPVPFTKPVGAGAGGYFAPHVRAYIRRSGAPLHVGAMVAVKDRRNGAKNPLAHLQQADITMESVLASQMLWDPIRFDETCPSSDGACALVLGNETAAAAAEADGRTVAWIHGTAMRTEPLAYAGRDQVNPQAGRDAAAALWKQAGITDPLEEIDAAEIYVPFSWFEPMWLENLGFMPEGKGWMLTESAETEIGGKLPVNPSGGVLSSNPIGASGMIRFAEAAKQVMRRAGDYQVEGAKKALGHAYGGGSQYFSMWVVGSEKP from the coding sequence ATGACTGAACTCGCCGCAGTACTCGGCACCGGCCAGACCCATCATGTGACGAAACGCGCCGATGTGTCGATGGCCGGAATGTGCAGGGAGGCAATCGATCGCGCACTGGCCGACGCCGAGCTGACGATGACCGACATCGACGCGGTCGTGGTGGGCAAGGCGCCGGACCTGTTCGAGGGTTCGATGATGCCCGAGCTGTTCCTCGCGGATGCCTTGGGCGCCACCGGAAAACCGATGTTGCGGGTGCACACCGCCGGCTCGGTCGGCGGCTCCACCGGTGTCGTCGCCGCCAACCTGATCCAGGCCGGCGTACACGGCAGGGTGCTGGCCGTGGCCTGGGAGAAGCAGTCGGAATCCAATGCCATGTGGGCACTGTCGAATCCGGTGCCGTTCACCAAACCGGTCGGCGCCGGCGCGGGTGGGTACTTCGCACCGCACGTGCGCGCCTACATCCGCCGCTCCGGGGCTCCCCTGCACGTCGGCGCCATGGTCGCGGTGAAGGACCGCCGCAACGGCGCCAAGAATCCGCTCGCCCATCTACAACAGGCCGACATCACCATGGAATCGGTGCTGGCCTCCCAGATGCTCTGGGACCCCATCCGTTTCGACGAGACCTGCCCGTCCTCCGACGGCGCGTGCGCGCTCGTCCTCGGCAACGAGACCGCCGCGGCGGCGGCCGAGGCGGACGGCCGCACGGTGGCGTGGATACACGGCACCGCGATGCGCACCGAACCGCTCGCCTACGCCGGCCGCGACCAGGTGAATCCGCAGGCCGGCCGGGACGCGGCGGCGGCGTTGTGGAAACAGGCGGGAATCACCGACCCGCTGGAAGAGATCGACGCCGCCGAGATCTACGTGCCCTTCTCCTGGTTCGAGCCGATGTGGCTGGAGAACCTCGGCTTCATGCCGGAGGGCAAGGGCTGGATGCTCACCGAGTCCGCGGAGACCGAGATCGGCGGGAAGCTGCCGGTCAACCCCTCCGGTGGCGTGCTGAGCTCGAATCCGATCGGCGCGTCCGGCATGATCCGCTTCGCCGAGGCCGCCAAACAGGTCATGCGGCGGGCCGGCGACTACCAGGTCGAGGGCGCGAAGAAGGCCCTGGGCCACGCGTACGGCGGTGGCTCGCAATACTTTTCGATGTGGGTAGTGGGATCGGAGAAGCCATGA
- a CDS encoding helix-turn-helix transcriptional regulator, giving the protein MSDRAELAAFLRTRRGRLRPADVGLPDLGNSRRTPGLRRQEVAQLAGLSVDYYIRLEQARGANPSRQVLAALARALLLTADEREYLYRIAGEQPPLIAGPNRTVPQSIRTMMDNLTATPAYVVDATYDILAWNALAVHFIGDLDSLPGAERNMVRWMFQAAAAGGVWPDEAALAFARATVADLRAAYARYPGNPGLVAMVTELLGTAPQFAELWAAHDVAVRRAHHKRVVHPELGPLEFECQVMHIADTDQRMIFYCAAPGSRTEAVFRALAAHPTP; this is encoded by the coding sequence ATGAGTGATCGCGCCGAACTCGCGGCCTTCCTGCGCACCCGCCGTGGCCGGCTGCGTCCCGCCGACGTCGGCCTGCCCGACCTCGGGAATTCCAGGCGCACACCGGGTCTGCGCCGCCAGGAGGTGGCCCAGCTGGCCGGGCTGTCGGTCGACTACTACATCCGGCTGGAGCAGGCGCGCGGCGCCAACCCGTCCCGGCAGGTGCTGGCCGCGCTCGCCCGCGCCCTGCTGCTCACCGCCGACGAACGGGAGTACCTGTACCGCATCGCGGGGGAGCAGCCGCCGCTGATCGCGGGGCCGAATCGCACCGTCCCGCAATCGATCCGGACGATGATGGACAATCTGACCGCCACTCCCGCCTATGTCGTGGACGCCACCTACGACATCCTGGCCTGGAATGCCCTGGCGGTGCATTTCATCGGAGATCTCGACAGCCTGCCCGGGGCGGAACGCAACATGGTGCGCTGGATGTTCCAGGCGGCCGCCGCCGGTGGCGTATGGCCGGACGAGGCGGCCCTGGCCTTCGCCCGTGCCACGGTCGCCGACCTGCGCGCCGCCTACGCCCGCTATCCGGGCAATCCCGGCCTGGTCGCGATGGTCACCGAATTACTCGGCACCGCACCACAATTCGCCGAGCTGTGGGCCGCCCACGACGTGGCCGTGCGGCGAGCGCACCACAAGCGGGTGGTGCACCCCGAGCTGGGGCCGCTGGAGTTCGAATGTCAGGTCATGCACATCGCCGACACCGATCAGCGGATGATCTTCTATTGCGCCGCACCCGGTTCCCGCACCGAGGCGGTCTTCCGCGCGCTGGCGGCCCATCCCACCCCGTGA
- a CDS encoding cytochrome P450: MWEQRVPVEEFAELRRAAPIWWNPQSPEIGGFHDEGFWVVSRHADVKEVSRRSEVFSTYENTAIPRFQDDIPRENIEMQRLILLNMDPPEHTKQRKIIARGFTPRVINGLRAELSARAERIVKAAAESGTGDFVEQVACELPLQAIADLIGVPQEDRMKVFTWSNEMTGYDDPDMDADPVMASAQLLGYAYQMAEDRKANPAGDIVTDLVQAEIDGEALTSEEFGFFVMLLAVAGNETTRNAISHGMHAFLENPDQWELFKAQRPATAADEIIRWATPVSMFQRTLLADAELSGVQMRKGERLVLLYRSANFDEDVFENPYAFDILRDPNPHLSFGGTGAHFCIGANLARLEVDLIFNAIADHLPDITAVAQPRRLRSGWLNGIKEYRVDYKH, from the coding sequence ATGTGGGAGCAGCGAGTGCCGGTCGAGGAGTTCGCCGAACTCCGCCGCGCCGCGCCGATCTGGTGGAATCCGCAGTCCCCGGAGATCGGCGGTTTCCACGACGAAGGGTTCTGGGTGGTGTCCCGGCACGCCGACGTCAAGGAGGTCTCGCGGCGCAGCGAGGTGTTCTCGACCTACGAGAACACCGCGATTCCGCGTTTCCAGGACGACATTCCGCGCGAGAACATCGAGATGCAGCGGCTGATCCTGCTCAACATGGATCCGCCGGAGCACACCAAACAGCGCAAGATCATCGCCCGCGGCTTCACCCCGCGCGTGATCAACGGCCTGCGCGCGGAACTGTCCGCGCGCGCCGAGCGAATCGTCAAGGCGGCGGCCGAATCCGGGACCGGCGACTTCGTCGAGCAGGTCGCGTGTGAGCTGCCGTTGCAGGCCATCGCCGACCTGATCGGCGTGCCGCAGGAGGACCGGATGAAGGTCTTCACCTGGTCCAACGAGATGACCGGCTACGACGATCCGGATATGGACGCGGATCCGGTGATGGCCTCGGCGCAGCTGCTGGGCTACGCCTACCAGATGGCCGAGGACCGCAAGGCGAATCCGGCCGGGGATATCGTCACCGATCTGGTGCAGGCCGAGATCGACGGCGAGGCACTGACTTCCGAGGAGTTCGGCTTCTTCGTGATGCTGCTGGCGGTGGCGGGCAACGAGACCACCCGCAACGCCATCTCGCACGGTATGCACGCCTTCCTGGAAAATCCGGACCAGTGGGAGCTGTTCAAGGCGCAGCGTCCGGCCACCGCGGCCGACGAGATCATCCGCTGGGCCACCCCGGTGAGCATGTTCCAGCGCACCCTGCTCGCCGACGCCGAACTGTCCGGGGTGCAGATGCGCAAGGGGGAGCGGCTGGTGCTGTTGTACCGCTCCGCCAACTTCGACGAGGACGTGTTCGAGAATCCGTACGCCTTCGACATCCTGCGGGATCCCAACCCGCACTTGTCCTTCGGTGGTACCGGCGCGCACTTCTGCATCGGCGCGAACCTGGCCCGGCTGGAGGTCGACCTGATCTTCAACGCCATCGCCGACCACCTGCCCGATATCACCGCCGTCGCCCAGCCGCGCCGCCTGCGCTCCGGCTGGCTCAACGGCATCAAGGAATACCGCGTGGACTACAAGCACTAG
- a CDS encoding ImmA/IrrE family metallo-endopeptidase, translating to MTHIRTQSRSHRRVAAAVDAVCAVAADFDATTLDEVVLAVSAERRRPIEIVSGELAPGVCGQRRIFPDKEMIILATALPSREHTLAHELGHIVFDHPGEVTAEVTLAASDDLIAYMLNRRAYQQMIADGPDELAEWEAETFASMLMTRLRVFHNRGAGVSVLRFDEALG from the coding sequence ATGACCCACATCCGGACCCAGAGTCGTTCTCATCGCCGGGTGGCGGCCGCGGTCGACGCGGTGTGCGCGGTGGCGGCCGACTTCGACGCGACCACGCTGGACGAGGTGGTGCTGGCCGTCTCCGCCGAGCGGCGCCGCCCGATCGAGATCGTCAGCGGCGAGCTCGCCCCGGGGGTGTGCGGGCAGCGCCGGATCTTTCCGGACAAGGAGATGATCATCCTGGCCACGGCCCTGCCCAGCCGCGAGCACACGCTCGCGCACGAGTTGGGGCACATCGTCTTCGATCATCCCGGTGAGGTAACCGCCGAGGTCACGCTGGCGGCGAGTGACGATCTGATCGCCTACATGCTCAACCGGCGCGCGTACCAGCAGATGATCGCCGACGGCCCGGACGAGCTGGCGGAATGGGAGGCGGAGACCTTCGCCAGCATGCTGATGACCAGGTTGCGGGTGTTCCACAACCGAGGCGCCGGCGTCTCGGTCCTTCGATTCGACGAGGCACTGGGATGA
- a CDS encoding helix-turn-helix domain-containing protein, with the protein MADFAARLNKLFETVHPPGRKPHTNAEVAAALTASGHPISKPYLSQLRSGQRTNPSDETVAALAKFFKVKPDYFFNDIYAAKIDHDLELLSQLQGYGLRRLSSRAFDLSEESQNLLTSMAEKLRASEGLPEIPPDGTE; encoded by the coding sequence ATGGCTGATTTCGCGGCGCGGCTGAACAAGCTGTTCGAAACCGTGCATCCCCCGGGGCGCAAGCCGCACACCAACGCGGAGGTGGCGGCTGCCTTGACGGCCTCCGGCCATCCGATCTCGAAACCGTACCTCTCGCAGTTGCGGTCGGGACAGCGCACCAATCCGTCCGACGAGACGGTGGCGGCGCTGGCGAAGTTCTTCAAGGTCAAGCCGGACTACTTCTTCAACGACATCTACGCGGCCAAGATCGATCACGATCTCGAGCTGCTGTCCCAGCTGCAGGGCTACGGACTTCGTCGGTTGTCGAGTAGGGCCTTCGATCTGTCGGAGGAATCGCAGAACCTCCTGACCTCGATGGCCGAGAAGCTGCGGGCGAGCGAAGGCTTGCCCGAGATCCCGCCGGACGGCACGGAATAG
- a CDS encoding Zn-ribbon domain-containing OB-fold protein: protein MSDDGGATPEVLAAELRLTFDYTRSVGPTIGRFLTGLRAGRVVGVRGSDGRVLVPPAEYDPVTAAPLTDFVDVADVGTVQTWSWVREPLPGQPFDRPFAYALIRLDGADTGLLHAVDVASPGDIHTGLRVRARWAAARSGGIHDIECFEPGEISTAPVDSADEGAPVTAIVTPVDLRYKHTASPQETEFLKAIADGRLLGARATDGKVYFPPRGADPRTGEATDDYVELSDAGIVTTFCIVNVPFQGQRIKPPYVAAYVLLDGADIPFLHLVLGCDVHEVRMGMRVKASWKPRAEWTYDGLDNVSHFEPTGEPDAEYETYSHHL from the coding sequence ATCTCCGACGACGGCGGCGCCACGCCGGAGGTGCTCGCCGCGGAGCTGCGGCTCACCTTCGACTACACCAGATCCGTCGGTCCGACCATCGGACGCTTCCTCACCGGGCTGCGTGCCGGGCGGGTCGTGGGCGTGCGCGGTTCCGACGGCCGGGTTCTGGTGCCGCCGGCCGAATACGATCCGGTCACCGCCGCACCGCTGACCGACTTCGTCGACGTCGCCGATGTGGGTACCGTACAGACCTGGTCGTGGGTGCGGGAACCGTTACCGGGCCAGCCCTTCGACCGTCCGTTCGCCTACGCCCTGATCCGGCTCGACGGCGCCGACACCGGCCTGCTGCACGCGGTGGACGTGGCCTCTCCCGGGGACATCCACACCGGCCTGCGGGTCCGGGCGCGCTGGGCGGCCGCGCGCAGCGGCGGCATCCACGACATCGAATGTTTCGAGCCCGGCGAAATATCCACGGCCCCTGTCGATTCCGCCGACGAGGGCGCACCGGTGACCGCGATCGTGACCCCGGTCGATCTGCGCTACAAGCATACCGCCTCGCCGCAGGAGACCGAATTCCTGAAGGCCATCGCCGACGGCCGGCTGCTCGGCGCGCGCGCCACCGACGGCAAGGTGTACTTCCCGCCGCGTGGCGCCGATCCGCGCACCGGTGAGGCCACCGACGACTATGTCGAACTGTCCGACGCCGGCATCGTCACCACCTTCTGCATCGTCAACGTGCCGTTCCAGGGCCAGCGCATCAAACCGCCGTATGTGGCCGCGTACGTACTGCTCGACGGCGCCGACATCCCGTTCCTGCACCTGGTGCTCGGCTGCGATGTGCACGAGGTCCGAATGGGCATGCGGGTCAAGGCTTCCTGGAAGCCGCGCGCGGAGTGGACCTACGACGGGCTGGACAACGTCTCGCACTTCGAGCCGACCGGTGAGCCGGACGCCGAATACGAGACCTACTCGCACCATTTGTAG
- a CDS encoding SDR family NAD(P)-dependent oxidoreductase, with product MTETALITGANKGIGYEIARQLAEYGFTVLVGARDAGRGEAAAAKLRAGGADARFVPLDVTDADSVAAAAATVETGFGALDVLVNNAAVTGAFEGDGKPSTTTLATLRQVFETNVFGVVAVTNAMLPLLRRAPAARIVNVSSEVGSITMTTDPAGPLWPMAAIPYPTSKTALNMITAQYAKELWDTPIRVNAVNPGYTATDLNGHSGFRTAAQGAEPIVAALTRPAGGPSGQFTGYLWGASDGTEYGTLPW from the coding sequence ATGACCGAAACAGCTCTGATCACCGGTGCCAACAAGGGCATCGGCTACGAAATCGCCCGGCAGTTGGCCGAATACGGCTTCACCGTGCTGGTCGGCGCCCGCGATGCCGGGCGCGGCGAGGCCGCGGCCGCGAAACTGCGGGCGGGCGGCGCGGACGCCCGGTTCGTCCCGCTGGACGTGACCGACGCGGATTCCGTCGCCGCGGCCGCGGCGACGGTAGAGACCGGCTTCGGCGCACTCGACGTGCTGGTCAACAACGCGGCCGTCACCGGCGCGTTCGAGGGCGACGGCAAGCCCTCCACGACCACCCTGGCTACGTTGCGACAGGTCTTCGAGACCAATGTCTTCGGCGTCGTCGCCGTCACCAACGCGATGCTGCCGCTGCTGCGGCGCGCACCGGCGGCCCGCATCGTCAACGTGTCCAGCGAGGTCGGCTCGATCACGATGACCACCGATCCCGCCGGCCCGCTGTGGCCGATGGCGGCCATCCCCTATCCGACCTCGAAGACCGCGCTCAACATGATCACCGCGCAGTACGCGAAGGAGTTGTGGGACACCCCGATTCGGGTGAACGCGGTCAACCCGGGCTACACCGCCACGGATCTCAACGGCCACAGCGGTTTCCGCACCGCCGCGCAGGGTGCGGAGCCGATCGTGGCGGCGCTCACCCGGCCCGCGGGCGGCCCCAGCGGGCAGTTCACCGGATACCTGTGGGGCGCCTCCGACGGTACGGAGTACGGCACCCTGCCCTGGTAG
- a CDS encoding LLM class F420-dependent oxidoreductase — translation MRFGLQLGYWGAQPPANAAELITAAEESGFDAVFTAESWGSDAFTPLAWWGSSTRRVRLGTSVVQLSARTPTATAMAALTLDHLSGGRAILGLGVSGPQVVEGWYGEPFAKPLARTREYVGVVRQVLAREAPVVNDGSHYPLPYRGPGATGLGKPLKPITHPLRADLPIWLGAEGPKNVALTAEIADGWLAIYYTPRLAGTYNEWLDEGFARPGARRTRADFEIAATAQVILTDDVAGELDRLRPFSALYIGGMGAEDVNFHAEVYRRMGYGEVVDEITALFRSGRKAEAAAAVPDELILDTTIIGDEAHVREQLGVWEKAGVTMLLVGARDIEQVRRLAPLLAH, via the coding sequence ATGCGTTTCGGATTGCAGCTCGGGTACTGGGGTGCGCAGCCGCCGGCGAACGCCGCGGAATTGATCACGGCGGCCGAGGAATCGGGCTTCGACGCGGTGTTCACCGCCGAGTCGTGGGGATCGGACGCGTTCACGCCACTGGCCTGGTGGGGATCGTCGACCCGGCGGGTGCGGCTGGGTACCTCGGTGGTGCAGTTGTCCGCGCGCACGCCCACCGCGACCGCGATGGCCGCGCTCACCCTCGACCATCTCAGCGGCGGCCGGGCGATCCTGGGACTCGGGGTGTCCGGGCCGCAGGTGGTGGAGGGCTGGTACGGCGAGCCGTTCGCGAAACCGTTGGCGCGCACCCGCGAATACGTCGGCGTGGTGCGGCAGGTGCTGGCCCGCGAGGCGCCGGTGGTGAACGACGGTTCGCACTACCCGCTGCCCTATCGGGGCCCCGGCGCGACCGGACTGGGCAAGCCGCTCAAGCCGATCACCCATCCGCTGCGCGCGGATCTGCCGATCTGGCTGGGTGCCGAGGGGCCGAAGAATGTCGCGCTCACCGCCGAGATCGCCGACGGCTGGCTGGCCATCTACTACACGCCGCGGCTGGCCGGGACGTACAACGAATGGCTGGACGAGGGTTTCGCCCGGCCCGGGGCCCGGCGCACCCGGGCGGATTTCGAGATCGCCGCGACGGCGCAGGTGATCCTCACCGACGACGTGGCCGGGGAACTCGATCGGCTGCGGCCGTTCTCGGCCCTGTACATCGGCGGGATGGGGGCCGAGGACGTCAACTTCCACGCGGAGGTGTACCGCCGCATGGGATACGGCGAGGTGGTCGACGAGATCACCGCGCTGTTCCGGTCCGGTCGCAAGGCCGAGGCGGCGGCCGCGGTACCCGACGAACTGATTCTCGACACGACCATCATCGGCGACGAGGCGCACGTCCGGGAACAGCTCGGGGTATGGGAGAAGGCCGGGGTGACGATGCTGCTCGTGGGGGCGCGCGACATCGAGCAGGTGCGGCGGCTCGCGCCCCTGCTAGCGCATTAG